One genomic segment of Polyodon spathula isolate WHYD16114869_AA chromosome 17, ASM1765450v1, whole genome shotgun sequence includes these proteins:
- the LOC121329570 gene encoding legumain-like, which produces MFVKTVALLGLALAVSAIPLEDTEKGKNWVVIVAGSNGWYNYRHQADACHAYQIVHKNGIPDEQIVVMMYDDLAQSEENPTKGIVINRPNGTDVYQGVVKDYTGEDVTPKNFLAVLEGDAEAVQGIGSGKVLKSGPNDHVFVYFTDHGAPGLLAFPSDELHVKALNKTITNMYKNNRYKKMVFYIEACESGSMMNHLPGNINVYATTAANPHESSYACYYDEKRDTYLGDWYSVNWMEDSDVEDLTKETIIQQFKIVKSHTNTSHVMQYGNKTLAHMKVMQFQGNSHENSKPAAPISLPPIEDPDLVPSPDVPLAILKRKLMATNDISTAKHYLEEINSHLKVRELLKETMRRIVSVVTESVERTEQALADRLELTTQHDCYQAAVEHYKTRCFNWHSPTYEYALRQLYALVNLCEGGFNVDRIQEAMNKVCFASN; this is translated from the exons ATGTTTGTGAAGACGGTAGCCTTGCTAGGCTTGGCCCTGGCAGTGAGTGCCATTCCTTTGGAAGACACAGAGAAAGGCAAAAACTGGGTAGTCATTGTTGCCGGTTCTAACGGCTGGTACAACTACAGGCATCAG GCAGATGCATGTCACGCATACCAGATAGTCCATAAAAATGGAATTCCTGACGAGCAGATTGTCGTGATGATGTATGATGACCTCGCGCAGAGTGAAGA aAATCCAACAAAAGGAATTGTCATTAACAGGCCAAATGGTACCGATGTCTACCAAGGAGTTGTTAAGGACTACACTGGGGAG GATGTAACCCCAAAGAATTTCCTAGCGGTACTGGAAGGGGATGCAGAGGCAGTACAGGGCATTGGATCTGGGAAGGTGCTTAAGAG CGGTCCAAATGATCATGTGTTTGTTTACTTCACCGACCATGGAGCCCCAGGCCTCCTGGCTTTCCCAAGTGATGAA CTTCACGTGAAGGCTCTTAACAAGACAATCacaaatatgtacaaaaacaacagATACAAAAAG ATGGTGTTCTATATTGAGGCCTGTGAGTCTGGGTCAATGATGAATCACCTGCCAGGCAATATTAATG TGTACGCCACCACTGCTGCCAACCCTCACGAGTCCTCCTACGCCTGCTACTACGACGAGAAGAGAGACACCTACCTGGGAGACTGGTACAGCGTCAACTGGATGGAAGACTCTGATGTT GAGGATCTGACTAAAGAAACCATTATACAACAGTTCAAGATTGTGAAGAGCCACACCAATACCAGTCATGTGATGCAGTATGGAAACAAG ACGTTAGCCCACATGAAGGTGATGCAGTTCCAGGGTAACTCGCATGAGAACTCTAAGCCAGCCGCTCCCATCAGCCTCCCCCCCATCGAGGACCCCGACCTGGTCCCCAGCCCTGATGTCCCCCTCGCCATCCTCAAGAGGAAACTGATGGCCACCAATGACATCTCCACTGCCAAGCACTACTTGGAGGAGATCAACTCCCATCTGAAA GTTAGAGAGCTGCTGAAGGAGACCATGAGAAGGATTGTATCCGTGGTGACTGAATCAGTGGAAAGGACAGAGCAGGCTCTCGCTGACAGACTGGAGCTCACCACCCAGCATGACTGCTACCAAGCGGCTGTGGAACACTACAAAACACGCTGCTTCAACTGGCATTCGCCCACG TATGAATATGCTCTGAGACAACTCTATGCTCTTGTGAACCTTTGTGAAGGAGGTTTTAATGTTGACAG GATCCAGGAGGCAATGAACAAGGTGTGCTTCGCTTCAAATTAA